The region tttatccttaaaacacttagttccttgtaaataatatttcagtaaactaatattaattactgaaatgagatctctatcatttagcaccttatacaaaactaaaaggaaactatcattACAGttcttcatcataagctatagatgttcatatgcaatgccccgaaatccctaatgaggtttaagggttggattagtaggccgggagggccataattgctttattatgtcattaaactattacgtgcatgtttatgtgaattatattataatatgatgttaaatgcatgcatgtggatccacatttcatttcaggggtattttggtaatttggctcgttgagggcataattgtatatttgtatacatgtcgGTGaactgttgttgagaccacatttaattgtggatttgttcaagctatttggcatgagacaatctttgaattcAAACtatcggtttagtcataacaggtttaagctcggggctcggggtgagtctcggggtggtttgatgattagagcattaccgggaattaaagggtaatgggatatgattttattggtatttgagaataatgggaattggagagtgttaattatgattaacaagataggtgAAAAGggatggttttgcccttggggattgTTAGGAGAGGATTTATGCATGGAGGGTATTTTAGACttttgacctaggctatatataggctgaaggctgtagaaacagagctTTGTTTCCTTCCTCACGATCCTCGCCatttctcttctccttcctttgaattttgaagcacgtttggggattcaagcttggagattgaagcttaagGTCTTAGACTAGTGTTCAACTATTGAAgaggtttcaattcaagcttaaggtaaggttctagttccattttatagtgccttgctctgtttttgtgctggttttaaggtttggaCTTTTGATCATTAAATGGGGAATTTGATGAAGTATTGATTGGTGTAAGGTTTAGGTTTTGATTCTTATATGgtagataagttgtggtaatagttggtggtgttgcttggtgatattgggagagattttatggggttttgaaatgagtttgAAGGGGAAAAATACGGGTTTTTGGTTGAGTTTCTAGTGGGgctgcgactctgttctagagtgtcgttgcccaagctagaggaagaggaAGGGAGAAGCTTCATGGCCATTGGGCCGTGGCATGGAGAtggagggtcgcggcccgtgttggGGAAAAGAAAGGGAGTCGCCTCTGGTTGAGGAGGCAGGCGACGACATGGTGaggaagggtcgcggcccttagtggaattttggccaaaagtaggtttttggcttggggttgaaaccttaggcctcgggatcgatcctataACCCGGTTTAGTatgattcgatgtctcggaggctaggttttagttcaggaacctttgttagtcattttattgatggaatcccataattggttatgactaggtgaccatcaaggaactaaaaggttgatcgttctcaagggtcatccttttattaattctcactcgaaccagaggtaagaaaactgcaccctgtatatgacatgcatggttattattgaggcatgttgagtgtttaattgtggacattgattgcatattaaatgcttagcaaatcttgcttatttgtgaatggcactgacttactagtcaaaattggcaatggtgtcagactgtctgtgaagctgtgacttactagtcaagttcaacagcattactgagcactggtcgtatgttactgacctaagagtcaggaacgtCATAaccgtcatgaacgcagagccaataaaagattagatctaatcgacatctgcattgaatgactcattctgagcattaatgtcggaccgaccttaagttcgatgaaaactaaaagctcttgcttagttctatgactagttactcagagtcggggccagaagaactaggtgaccgtatcgtcacatggctagagggtacgaaacccacagtagtgactcgATGGTCACTCGACTGGTTTGCattggtgacttgcttatcaatcacttattttgtttaagctagtgacgtgatcacttatttgtaaaggaaACAGAACTCACCTTAGTGACtcttacaactgtcactcttttatttagggctaaaagccctggatgattattatgatcatcggttgatgttatattcttatagtattgagttttcttgtttggctttggctcatggatgctatgtggtgcaggtaaaggggaaGAAaatctcacctagccttgagtggagagcttaggtggtgatgtgtacatatgcagccgctttaccaccacggccaaggagttcccagaggaactagggggtttaccctattttgccgcttaggtctgcgggttgtaaattttacactgtaatgaccattttggattgtaaataacttgtaaacgcttttatggacccatgaacaattttatgtatttaatgaaatttatcatttccttttgattggttttcaccttaacctattaatagcacctagaagcacgtttataaccaaagaactcgattagcgagttaagcacggttcaaagttcaaagtAACTGTCTTGGAGTAACAAGGGCATTAcatcatatctatgattaacactccctctcaattatactaccgagttcccaagatgtaagtaggggctagtccgtagggtaagctggtaacgaacaagtcaaagaactcaaataatacaatcaggtagaatactaaccacttagaattaagattgaactgacctatggtcaactatatgatatgactggaatagataataacagtatgtttacttatcctctCTATTgttaatatcggtccagtccgatgtcaCAAATACGtcagatcttatctactttgctaatagtctgaaaagaacataacactgtagtgtgtaagtagatcaaatcgtatattggcaagtcagtgtaaatcttgtgcactgactaatcttaggactaacttattttgaacatataattatatttatattccactgtgattgcatcactataaatatgattagctatatgctaggggtttaatagaagtttatattaaacaaataatcatgaaaataaaacatgtgagcaatgtgattgaccaagtcaaaaaaataatttctattcttctattgataataaatgagattacaaagaaattgggttttaattagggcataaaaccccaaaaaactcccacgtgtactaattgaaactaatgccttaattgttctaatcccatttctttgatatCCCCTTCAAATGTAGCTTCTGATAGTATCTTtctaaacggatctgcaagattgtcttcagatgcaatcttcataaccttcacatctcccctgaccacatattctcaagtaatgtgatacttcctttctatatgcttactcctcttgtgactacgaggttctttcgagttggctatcgctcatgtattgtcacaaaacaacacaagcggtttatccatttttggaataacaccatgATCCAAATAGAAcatctttagccagactatttccttagatgCTTTCGACccggctatgtactcaacctccatggtggaatatgagattgcagactgctttacgcttccttatatcacagctccacctccaagagtaaacaccattcctgatgtagacttcctatcattgacatcagtctaaaaatctgaattggtgtagcctacagggttcagaagaccacccttgtagactaacatataatccctagttcggcttaaatacttcaggatatgcttaactcctatccaatgttctggtcctgggtttgactaaatcctgctcactactcccactgcatagcatatatctagtctagtacacaacatggcatacatcaaacttcaagttgcagatgcgtaaggaaattttctcattgcatcttcctcttcaggagtctagggagactgcttctttgaaagatgaattccatggcgggatggtaaacaccctttcttggaattttttatTGCTAAATGTTCAAGTACTTTATGAATGTATGCTTCTTGAgaaagagctaagagtctgttctttcaatccctgatgatctggatacctagaacataacttgcttcacctaaatccttcatctggaattgagtgttcaaccaattcttcacatctgacaatttcttaacattgtttccaatgagtaagatatcatctacataaaggacaAGGAATacaactatttgatttgccttcagttggtaaacacaaggctcgtcAATATTTTGTTTAAAGACATagattttgattatttcatcaaacttaagattCTAAGAAAGAGAAGCTTGcctaagtccataaatggacctattcaacttgcaaacttttccttcttgtccagttactttaaatccttctagctaatccatataaatgacttcgtcaagatttccattaagaaaagttgtcttgacattcATTTGCCAGACCTCATAGTCAAGAGctgctgctatggataggaggatgcgtatggacttgagcatggctaacagactaaaagtttcctcatagtccactccTTCTCTTTGGTAATatccctttgccactaatcgagctttataagtcttgacatttccatcaacacctcgtttcttagATCCACTtgtacccaatggccctaaagtcactagacgcttccacaagatcctagacaAAATTTGattacatggactccatttcctgtttcatgccTTCGAGCCATAGTTaatttttagggctagccattgcctgtttgaaagacaatggatcatcatcactagtgtcaccaacaaccatattggtttcaccatccataccATAGCGAGCTGGGTTCCTAGAagccctcccactacgacaaggcaccgtgactgtttgctcaggaacagtaatactttcttcatttaaatcaacttgcgtcgattggacatgaagagtaagaatttcatcatcaacttgtgttgatgacgacggaacattggttggagtcaattctttaaccatctcctctaaaactactttgctgtgtggtttgaagttttggacatagtcatttttcagaaaagtagcattcgtataagaaaacactttattttctgaatgactatagaaaagtccaccatgatttcctttaggatagccaacaaacatgaaaacttcaATTCGTGGTTCTAGCTCTCCTTCCtatttcctcaggacgtgggcaggacacccttagattctataatggcgtaaactaggttcacaaccattccagcgttctaaaggtgttttggggattgatttagacggcacgacattgagaatgtcattcacggttttaattgcatgtccccagaacgaagttggtagagttgagtaactaagcatgcatctaaccatttccaataaagttctattctggcgttctgctacaccattttgttgcggagtacttggggcagtaagttgtgataaaatcccaagttcagataaatgatcttggaactgcatatccaaatattctccacccccatcaaatcgcaagatctttaatgtctTACCTAATTTGTTCTGAGCCATATCcaagaattcctgaaactttgaaaatgtttctgatttcctacgcattaggtaaagacatgagtatctagagtaatcgtcaatgaaaatgacgaaatactcaaaaccacccttgactcgtacattcaaaggtccacaagcATCTGAATCCACAAGTTCAAGTGGTTATTTGGCCATATCACCCTTttcagagaatggatgcttggtcagtttgtcttttcgacaagattcacagacaggtaattcacctaaggtgagttccctcaaaggcccgtcctttgtaagtctttgaattctatcatagccaatgtgacctagtctcaaatgccataaatacatcatgttgtcattatcgatcttttgacaattattggtcctaggtttagctactttgaataaatcattgttaagagctaggggttcgttaggttgcaaaatataaagcccattttccaaatatgcaatacacaattgtgatccattgaaagaaatagatatattataacttatgaaagtcataacaaatcgttctaattgcaacatggaaactgaaattaaatttctattaaaatccggaataaaaaatacatcatttaaaattaaaaatttatttatgaactttagacgagctcttcctctagcttggaccgcaaggAATGCTCTGTTccaaactctaagctttaagtcgccttcgtccacttcctcacacgattcaagaagttgtaaagagttacaaacatggttagtagatctagaatcaataatccaaatggatttatcattctctaaaacacatgtttctaagatatatgaactataatcgttacctttgtttttagctgctagaaacttagggcaatcctatttccaatgcACCTTTTCCttgtagtgaaaacacttacctttacctttcttgtttttcttgttcttccccttagacatttgtgcactaggttgtgcactcgtctttgcagcctttgcaggcttggggttattgttttgtccacctttcatTTTGTTTCGAGattttgaagatgaagcttggttagcttcagccttaaaTGGATCATCAGCAGTAGCAATAGtgttattttctcctcccttgctaggtccacccatgatagacttgaAAGTCTGATCATCATTCACGAGCTGAAGACTCATGTGAATAATTGGCagaacactcaattccagatgagctgtgtcagaccatagttgagttgatcacgaacgtgcggacacagTGCCATctgagcattgacggtgccagcacgaacgtgcagagacagTGCATGTTCTGGGGATCCCTCAATCATGAGGAACTCagcgttgtcaccaatcaacactgtTTTGATGTTctacttccacttaaggaagttttctccagtgagtttctccatagaacgatgagaaaggatgggagtagacacaaccatacttaaaactaccaattatcaataaaattgaaatcaatcacttttgctcaataaaactcctattcacacaaaattcaagaaatagtacaacatataccaaaatatgtaagatatgagaaaaaataccaaaataatcatatttctatttctttaggattttaactaatctatgatatccttgtaccggttggcgagagtcaaaaaataacactagttaaataaagttctaaacttatttaataatggacaccattattaacaacttaCTATTCGATAAAAATAAgtaaacaaaatctcttattttatgagctagacccacagtttcgataatcatagatttagtcctagtagtcaccgtaggggtgagtctagtagaatttgacctataattatctatcatTCGAAacctaacattgtcaaaataactaatgaatgccttccgtagggggacgaatcaaagcgtctcgaggctcccattaagttattgacgttgttaaatcaatggtggagatcgaatataattcttaaaataagctcattataaaattaaaaatagtatttttattatttatttttagaaaattaatgactatggttatccaaaaaattgaaaaaattagaatttttaaaaccaaagtcctataatttcatattaattataaagtgtcacattgaaacaaattcaattaatttgttgccaatcaatatttaggtttaactaatataatgaacatatacaattaagtcaaactcaggtaaatgggccttaacaattgggcttgtatggaggaggggtgggtccaatatgtcgttcccactacaaaggcccccatatttccatacaaggtccaaaatacaagaatttaaaccttcgttttattaattgttattaattgattaggcctactatagtcatgcaaaacaaatgagccttcacaagtggaatcacccacaagagaggaatttaaactttacatttttctaatgggcccaaataaaacctatcattttatgaatattttatttgacaaaatccatatatctagcaaacatatgggccactatatgcatctaagtccaattgcaaaaataccacatatagtgcaaacatacatgttataattggatggtcctaatcatgttactatatgagcaattctatgaatttatgcaaaaaataccacaatttatttcatttgcaaaattaCCACAATTAAAGAAACTTTATTAACAAGCGCGagctcctccttctctctctGCCATGGCGCGACGAAGAAAGGTGGTGTAGAAGCTAGTCCAGGCGGTCCCTTGTCAAGAGCTCCCTTCATCCACAGAGGTCCAATAGGAGGCTCCATCGTCTGAGCCTGTGTGTGAAATACGAGCAGATGAGGAAATTCCCTCAGAGTTCCCTGAGTGCCCTGATAAGGCGAAGGAAGTTGTTTCTCCTGAAGCTCCGGTAATATCTAACGATAGACCTAATTTGTGGGCGGAAGAGGTAGAGTCACAAAATTTCCAAGAAGAGGCAAAGGCTACATGGTCCCGTTTCAAGGAAGCCCATCCGTTTCAGGGGGGTTCGAAATTAGAATTTATGGAACCTCTCCAGAAAGAAGGTCAAAAGATAGCTCAGCTGGATATTGAGGAGATAGAGGTTGAAGCATCATTCTGGAATTCGGCTCTGATCTGTGTTGTCATTGGGGCTAATCCACCATTGCCAGTTTTTGAAGGTTTCATCAATAGGATGTGGGGAAAATTTGGGATTGATCGAATAGAACGGATGAACTCTGGGTATACAATGGTCAAGTTCAGAGATGAAGCTACACCCGATATGATTTTAGAAGCAGGGGTTATCCATTTTGATAGGAAGCCTGTAATCTTGAGACCATGGGCGATAGACATTGAAAATCTGAAATCGATCAAATCGGTACCTGTTTGGATTCGTCTGCCTGATCTGGGTTTACAGTATTGGGGTACCAAATGTTTAAGTGCATTGGTTAGTACCATTGGTAAACCAATTATGATTGATAAAGTCACAAAGGATCAATCGATGATTAAATTTGCTCGAATCTTGGTAGATATGGAAATTTCTGAAACTCTTCCAAAGTTCATCAATTACATCAATGAGAGAGGCCAAGTTATGGATCAACTGATAGATTACGAGTGGCTGCCTACAAAGTGTTCTAACTGTAAAAAGTTAGGACATACAACATCCTCTTGCAAGCAATTAGAAGGTCTGGTTTGGAGGAGAAAGGAGGTCCCAGTAGCTGATGCCGATAACAACTCTAAGCCTGCTGACTCAGAAAGAAAGGACAACAACAAGATAACTGTTACAGATCAGGTGGTTTCAGTAGAGGAACTGCAGTCCCAGAGGAGGGAATTTCAGAAGGAGAAAGATTGGACTACACCGAAAAAATTAGGAACCATGAAGATAAAATCCCCTGATGTTGGTCAGATTTCCAAAAATGCATTTAGTGTTCTCCAAGAACAGCAACAGTTTCTTCATGATCCCTCTCCGCTTTTGAATTTGAATGGATAATTTCAACTTAATGAGCTGGAACGTTAGAGGGTTGAATAAGAGAAATAAGCAAATAGCAGTGAATGATATTTGCAAGATCAATAAGATTGGAATTGGGGCTCTTTTGGAAACCAAAATAAAAGGTGATAGAGTAGAGGAGGTAATGAATACTAGCTTTGTTAACTGGGAGTATTATAGTAGTAAGGCTTTGGAAGGTAGGATCCTTTTAATCTGGAAAGGCTGCTGGGTCAAGGTTGAAATTCTAGTTGACCATGTTCAGTTTCTTCATTGCAAGGTTCTGGTTTGGGCTACAGGTCTCTCTTTCTGCTTCACTGTTGTTTACGGCTTAAATCAGCTAGATTTGAGGAAAGATCTTTGGTCAGAGTTAGCCTTAGTTTCTCTTCCTGTCAAATCTTGGCTAGTTCTTGGTGACTTTAACTCTGTTTTTGATGTGCAAGATCGAATTGGGGGTAAGGTTATTTTGCCTAAAGAAGTTGAGGATGCTAGGAATTGGCTTGATCTTGGGATTGTGGAAGAAATGAAATTGCTGGGCTCGTATTACACTTGGTCGAATAACCAAGATGGTCCTAATCGCATTTTTTCCAAAATAGACAGAGTATTTGCAAATGAGAATTAGATTGATATGTTTCCAAATGTCAATGCAATAGCTAGTTGGGAGGTAATTTCGGATCACTGTGCCATTATTTTGAAGAATATTTCTGTTATTAAAAATGGTCTGAGGCCCTTTCAATTTTTCAATATGTGGACTAATCATCCGCTCTTCAAGCCTACTGTTTTAGATAGCTGGGAAAAAGAATTACCTTAAGAGGGTTATGGTCTGCATCAGATATTGAGGAAATTGCTTCGTCTTCAGTCCATTTTGAAGAGATTCAACTGGAAAGTGGTAGGTGATATAGTTAAGGAGTATGAGAATAGCAAGGTGTCATTACAGCAAGCTAAAAATAACTTGTTTTCTGATCCGAATAACCAAAGTCTAAGTGATATAGAGAGAATTTCTCACCTGAATTATAAACAGAAAGAGGCTGCCTATGCTAGTTTCTTCTCTCAGCAGAGAAAGGTTGATTGGATGAGGTTTGGAGATGAGAATTCTTCTCTGTTTTACTCCAGCATGAAGAAGCGGAAGAGGCTCAATAGGATTGTTTCCTTTGTTGATGATCAAGGTAGTGTTGTAGTGGATTATCCTAAAGTAGTTAACCATTTTTCTCAGGATTTTCAATCTTTTTTAGGAGAATCTAGTGCAGCTTCTGGGCTGGTCGATACCTCTGTAGTCCTCTTAGGTCCTATCCTCAGTATTGAAGATCAAGCTTCCCTGATTAAACCTTTTACTTTCAAGGAAGTCCAAACAGCTATGTTCAGTATAAAGTCAATAAAAAGCCCGGGTCCGGATGGTTTTGGGGCTGGTTTTTAGAAGAATTTATGGCCTAATATAGGGAAAGAAGTGGCTTCAGCAGTGTTGGAATTTTTTGATCTAGGCCATATTCCAAAGAGGCTGAACAGTACTATTTTAGCCCTTATCCCCAAAGTTACTCAACCCTCAAATGCCTCAGATTACCGCCCAATTGCCTGCTGTAGCACTCTTTACAAATGCATTTCTAAAATGCTTTGTAACAGATTAATTCCTATCCTTCCTAAGGTGATTAATCAAAACCAAGGAGCTTTTGTTAAGAATAGGAGTATTGCTCATAATATTCTTATTCTCCAAGACCTCCTCAAAGGCTATAACAGGAAAAGAATGTCTCCTAGATGCTTAATGAAAATTGACCTAAGCAAAGCCTATGACTCAATTGATTGGAATTTCCTAGAAAGTCTGTTAAATGCTTATAAGTTCCCTGGCAGGTATATCAAATGGGTAATGGTCTGCTTGAGAGGTTCTTCTTATAGTATTCTAATGAATGGTCAGCTTTATGGTGATTTTAAGGGTGGTAAGGGGCTGCGTCAAGGTGACCCTATTTCCCCCCTTCTATTTGTCCTTGTTATGGAGTATCTCACCCGTGTTTTTCATGGGGCTACCAAAGATAAACAATTTAGATTTCATCCGCTTTGTAAATCTCTAAATATTACTAATCTTTGTTTCGCGGATGATTTGTTGATTATGTGCAAAGCTCATCTCAGTTCAATTCAGATATTGCAGCAGGCTTTCCAGGAGTTTTCTTCAGCTTCTGGCCTAAACATCAATCAAGCTAAGTCTAGCATTTACTTTGGAGGTATTAATTCAACTGAGAAGGAGTTGCTGTTATGCTTATCCAGGTTGAGAGAAGGGCAGTTTCCTATTAAGTATTTAGGAATTCCTTTGAGGCCTACTAAGTGGAAAGCTATGGACTGTGATATAATAATTTCGAAAATTCGTCAAAGACTTCATGGTTGGGCTAGTCGAAACCTGTCATATGCTGGGAGGGTGCAGTTAATTCAATCGGTTATTTTGGGAATTAGGAACTTTTGGATGAGCATTTTTCTCCTTCCTCAGAAAGTTATCAAAGATATTGATCGATTATGCAGGGGTTTCTTATGGGGTGGCAATGGAGTTCGTAGCAATTTTCATTTAGCTTCTTGGGATCATGTTGCAAGCCAAAAACTTATGCAGGTTTAGGTTTTAAAGAGAGTGTTCTttggaataagattaatcttgCGAGATATGTTTGGGCGATCTCTTCTAAGCAAGATAACTTGTGGGTCAAATGGGTTAATTGCATTTATCTAAAAGGGACCCGAATCTGGGATTATGAAATTCATCAAGACACTAGTTGGTATTGGAAAAAGCTAGTAAAGGTTAGCAGTTTTCTGTCTGAAACTGAGTTATCTACAGAAGTTTGCAAGGGAAAACTAAGACTGAATTCTCTTTATCTGAATCTAATTTCTGGTTCCCCTAGCAAAGGTCTGAAACTTATTTGGTGCAAGCTTTCATTGCCTAAACACAGATTTATACTTTGGCAAGCTTATCACCAAAAACTGTTAACCAGGGATCTTCTTCATCATTCCAACATTCCAATATCATCTCATAGCTGCCCGGTTTGTGAAATTGAAATGGAGAGCCATGCTCATCTTTTTTTTTACTGTCCTTTTTCTAGGAAAGTGGTTCAGGCAGTTGAGAAGTGGCTGGGAAACCTTATTTGGCCTTGGCAATTTCAGGAGTGGCGCTGCTGGCTGGAAGATCCTAGTTCAGTTGGTTTGGCTCGGTTTGTGTCAGCTATTTTGGCTGCATCAGTGTACTACTTATGGCAAAATAGGAACAATTGCTGGGTGAATAGTTGCTGCTCTTCAGTAGCTCAAGTTAATGATCTTATTAGGAAGTCAGTTCAGGCT is a window of Humulus lupulus chromosome 4, drHumLupu1.1, whole genome shotgun sequence DNA encoding:
- the LOC133832274 gene encoding uncharacterized protein LOC133832274, which produces MEPLQKEGQKIAQLDIEEIEVEASFWNSALICVVIGANPPLPVFEGFINRMWGKFGIDRIERMNSGYTMVKFRDEATPDMILEAGVIHFDRKPVILRPWAIDIENLKSIKSVPVWIRLPDLGLQYWGTKCLSALVSTIGKPIMIDKVTKDQSMIKFARILVDMEISETLPKFINYINERGQVMDQLIDYEWLPTKCSNCKKLGHTTSSCKQLEGLVWRRKEVPVADADNNSKPADSERKDNNKITVTDQVVSVEELQSQRREFQKEKDWTTPKKLGTMKIKSPDVGQISKNAFSVLQEQQQFLHDPSPLLNLNG